The DNA window TAAACGACTTCTAATTGCGATACGGAGGGAGTATAGCTGTGCACATGGCGCCGGTTCATGACAGTAGCGCCGGCTCGCGAAGGCACGTGGAGGAGGCTCGACGGCTTACTGGCGAGGCGGAGCAGGGCACATGGCGTTCGGTCACGAACATAGGTGGCGGGCTCCACGGCAAGGAAGGCGGCGGTAGCCGTGTTGGGCTCGGCACTAGGCTTCGAAATGGGCTCAGCAAGCTttggctttttttttttgttttttaatgtATTTTTGTATGCGGGCGTTTGGCCACCTCCAAAAATTTCGATTTACAGTTTTACACAGGCGAGGCATTGGTGGTGGATCGATTGGCCGCCTGTGTATATCCGTTTCGACCGTTTGCCAAAATGCAGGCTGTAGTAGTGTTACCTTGGGATTGAAAGAAGCATATATACCGCAAGGGCCACCGTACGACCACAATATATCAATGAAATGTGATTGCACAGGAAACTAAGAACGATTCATTAGCTGTTGGTCACAAAGGATCCAGGCCCCGACGGCCCCTTCCGACGCCTACCTGGGAAGAGCACACGCTAGGCTTCGCACTTTGAAGGGGAGAGTGGTGATGCGAAGGTTTTCTGAAACTTGTCGAAGGACGCAGATTCATGCTCCGCCACCCCGGATGTTGACCCTTACTTCTTCTTCATGAGCGCATTCAGTGCTTGCACCTCTGGCTTTGCAGCTCTTGCTTTGCTTTTGCTGCCAGCCTCCCACTTAGAGGCGGTGAATAGCCTATACAAATTTTCCTAGAAACTCACAAATACTAGAGGAGTAATTGTGTGTCACCGTACCTACCTGCAATTCTATCTTTTTTACTTCACCGGCCATGTTCCTTCTTCTGCCTTTTTTTCTTACCTTGACTTACTGCCCTCGTTCGTTGCATCTGATGTTTTTTTTTCGTTTATCAACGTTGCATCTGATGTTTATTTACCATTATCAGCCAATCTTGTTAGATCGTGATCACATGCACTACTACAGATTCACGCAGTAGGAATGGGgccatttttactgtaggggcggctggggttgggggcgcccctacagtgggcgtcctcgggccccagcagcccagccgcccctacagatggcactgtaggggcggctggtaacctgagccgcccctacagttgggggtgatctgtaggggtggctcaatcatcagccgcccctgcagtgccatTTTGTAGGCGCGGctgccaccagccgcccctgctgttctactgtaggggcggctgaatcaccagccgcccctactgacgacgcacgaataaatagcagcagcctccccttcttccacctcgggacATACTCTTCTACcaaaaaaaaggttgggaggcctttggctcctccgaaaaattgctctactaaggggaaggttttgatctcaaatccttttatgaagaggctctaaaaggtaagaaaatgcttctacaaccctttatttgaagtttaattcgttggttaatgagtaatttgatttttggttttctctttcttctatggagcttgagctagttatgagtgaaattggactctaattttcactatactagggtaattaggtagggaagtaagattgcaccctttgttagtacatctttgttgattttagtgtagtattagtgaagtttgatacatgtgtcatgaaaccctatatctagatctagatctagatctaggattttgttttttttattcttttttaattttttctttatgggactagggtttgtatgtaggtgaatgtgtaagattttaattgttgctaatgtgtaaaatatcctctaccatggctactaattatcatttaatatttattttgattcctttctataatgcgtgtttttaattagttatggataaataggccattaattaattatcctctaccatgaagttggaatggagtttgcatgaaaggtagtggatgaaatattaaatgttgctaattgttttctttgaaattgtttatttgaacctatcaatttatattttaaaatatttatgcattaatagtcaattaattaactatcctctactatcatggtgcgtgtctcaggtatatacaattattctcgagtaatattctttttttggttgttttgtttctataagatggactacagaaactcttggatgtatggttcgttaagacatGACGCTCTTTTCCGTGATGAGGTGGATAAATTCATCAAAGCTgtagagaagcatgcagcgacgttgaaagagaatagtgacacgattatttgtccctgcaaagattgcaagaatcttattgcatttcgagaagtaagtaccatcaaagaacatctgattaggagaggatttgttcCGGAATACACCGTGTGGATTCATCAcggtgaaacagtggttgttgatgacagcgacgatgatctagctgatgaagctgaaacccaagcatacttgtcccgattcacagacgatcttgagcaacaaatggattgtgactatggcaatcaacaaggtggtggctttggcaatgaacaaggtggtgatgatgctggtggtgtcagcaatgatggcgaagcacgtgagggggatgcagatgacgatgacaacttggacgaaatgcttggggcctttggaccagaaatattagaaaagagcacgagaggtctagaaaatcttgagaggatgacaaaagcatcgaagaagactgtgtatgatgctgagaagggctgtccgacatacttcacactgctatgttttgtgcttgagctactcatcctgaaggctaagtacggctggtcaaactgtagtttcaatgatctgttgtgcctcatgtcacggttgctcccacAGCCGAAcatagttcccgccaacacatatcaAGCGGAGAAGGTTATAAGTCTACTCACATTGgaagttgaaaaaaatccatacatgccccaaccactgtatcctttttcggcgtggcacatcgttcgagactttagatacatgtcctaggtgtggggctagtcggtacaagaacaatgaccttcaaagtggggtggaagcctccacaggaaagaggaagaagggtgggaagaaggtgctgcaagaatctcagcccccagaggaaactccattaggcaacgatgcaaataagagaagaattcctgccctggttatgtggtacttgccagtgaccgaccgcttgaggcgtatgttcctaaaccctaaggaagccgcactgatgacatggtgggatgatgagcgcaagatgGATGATGATATGATCACACACCCGGCCGATTGTAGCCAGTGGCAATcgttcgatgccaagtacaaagcagaatttagtgatgacccacggaatgtacggttcagcttgagcaccgatggaatgaatcccctcaatgagaggatgaccgaccacagcacatggccagtcatcttgaccatgtacaacctcccaacgtatttgtgtcagaagagaaagtaccttctcctcaccattcttatctccggccccaaacaaccaggcattgatatagacgtgttcttggagcctctgatgcaagaaatggagaggctatggaggtatggggagccgatgtacgatgtgtTCCGGCGGGAGGACTTtatatgcaaagcaataatatttgttactaccaatgattaccctgcgctgtttgccctgtctggacagttcaaaggcaagactggatgcttagtctatttggatggtactaaatgggtgttcctaAATGGATCTaggaagatagtttacataaggaaccggcgcttcttaaagacaggtcacaagtaccgcggcaaattgtacctaagatactatggcaacatcccggaggatgaaccccctccagagagacatcataatggagaacatgtgttcagaatggtccaaaacatacatgtcatctatggaaagaagaatccggatggaacgattagagatagaagcacacctcccatcgaaggcgtaccattcaagaagcaatcgatcttctttcagtacctgccttattggccagacttagaggtcccccatgccattgatgcgatgcacgtgcagaagaatgtctttgagagtctcatggctaccttgatggacacgggcaagtcaaaggatggtctcagatcacggaaagacatggtgcagctgaacgtgatgcgagagctttggccggtacagcaagataatggcaagtacagtcttcccgtggctagcttcaacctaaccctagaggagaggagagctatatgcaatttccttaggggggtcagagtgccgactgggttttcagcgacctcgaagaagctagtgtcgatgaaggacctatcattaacatactgcaaggctcatgattgtcatgtgataCTGACAGTGTTCCTACTAATTGCAATCagagctataaagccagagttcctaaagatggccatcacccgcatgtgctacttcttttcgaagatctcacagaagacgattcataggcaagagctgagtgacctacatgaattcatggtggagacctagaactagctagagatgtgtttaccttccgctttttttgatataatggtacatctcatgattcacctggttcatcagatcgaggcgctgggccctagcttcttgcatgaaatgtggtcctacgagcggttcatgtcggttctaagccgatacgtgcataaccgaacacacccagagggctccatgatagagggttataattccgaagaagtcgtcgagtgctgccaagagtggctaaaagtacagagagggattggtaatctcgattctcgtcacaagggaaggctagctaggaagggcataagtggtaggaaagtgttcctcgacaatgattacagagaggtgagtcgggcgtattacagtgtcttgcagagtatggcagtgatgcaaccatacattgatgaacacatggctatcattatggccgagaggaatggtcgttcagatgattgggtcataaaacagcataagcaacgcctaacatcatggttgaaggactagaacatacagcctggagaaaccatagattctattaccatcagtcggtTGGTGGCCGGGCCATCAAAACAGGTgacgtcttggaatgcttatgacatcaatgggtacacatactataccgacACAAAGGACAGAAAATCTGTGAATTAGAACAGCGATgtccgaatagaggctctcgatggagtggggcgaaaggtgttgtactttggcataattgaagatatatgggaacttgactatggaaaggatataaaggtggccctgtttcgatgccgctggatcaagcaaca is part of the Miscanthus floridulus cultivar M001 chromosome 9, ASM1932011v1, whole genome shotgun sequence genome and encodes:
- the LOC136480631 gene encoding uncharacterized protein produces the protein MDYRNSWMYGSLRHDALFRDEVDKFIKAVEKHAATLKENSDTIICPCKDCKNLIAFRELKKIHTCPNHCILFRRGTSFETLDTCPRCGASRYKNNDLQSGVEASTGKRKKGGKKVLQESQPPEETPLGNDANKRRIPALVMWYLPVTDRLRRMFLNPKEAALMTWWDDERKMDDDMITHPADCSQWQSFDAKYKAEFSDDPRNVRFSLSTDGMNPLNERMTDHSTWPVILTMYNLPTYLCQKRKYLLLTILISGPKQPGIDIDVFLEPLMQEMERLWRYGEPMYDVFRREDFICKAIIFVTTNDYPALFALSGQFKGKTGCLVYLDGTKWVFLNGSRKIVYIRNRRFLKTGHKYRGKLYLRYYGNIPEDEPPPERHHNGEHVFRMVQNIHVIYGKKNPDGTIRDRSTPPIEGVPFKKQSIFFQYLPYWPDLEVPHAIDAMHVQKNVFESLMATLMDTGKSKDGLRSRKDMVQLNVMRELWPVQQDNGKYSLPVASFNLTLEERRAICNFLRGVRVPTGFSATSKKLVSMKDLSLTYCKAHDCHVILTVFLLIAIRAIKPEFLKMAITRMCYFFSKISQK